The window CTCCGGTCCGGGCTTTCCGAGAGCGCTGCTCTCGACTAAGATCAGTGAACATCATGCGAGAGCCCGCTGTCAAGAACAGTGCTCTCGGTTTTGACTGCCGATCTCGAAGGAGGGTGTCATGACACCGCCGAACGCCGGCCGCACCGCTCGGGAGCGAGCTCGCGCCGAGCTCACGCGAGAAATCAAGGAGGAGGCGCGACGGCAGCTCGTGACCTCCGGCGCGGACGGGCTGTCGCTGCGCGCGGTGGCGCGGGAACTCGGCATGGTGTCCTCGGCGCTGTACCGGTACTTCCCGAGCCGGGACGACCTGCTCACCGCGCTGATCATCGACGCCTACGACGCGATCGGGTCGGCGGTGGAGGAAGCGATCGCCGCGGTATCGCCCGCTGCGGTGCCGCCGGACGTGGCGCGGGGCGGAATCGTGCGTGAGCGGTGGCTGGCTGGGTGCCGCGCGGTGCGGTCGTGGGCGCTGGTGCATCCGCACGAGTACGCGCTGATCTACGGCTCGCCGGTGCCCGGCTACCGAGCGCCGGAGGCGACCATCGGTCCGGCGTCCCGGGTGCCGGTCGCGCTGGTGAGGACACTGCGCG of the Mycobacteriales bacterium genome contains:
- a CDS encoding TetR/AcrR family transcriptional regulator, with translation MTPPNAGRTARERARAELTREIKEEARRQLVTSGADGLSLRAVARELGMVSSALYRYFPSRDDLLTALIIDAYDAIGSAVEEAIAAVSPAAVPPDVARGGIVRERWLAGCRAVRSWALVHPHEYALIYGSPVPGYRAPEATIGPASRVPVALVRTLRDAAASGMLASGAPQTLPEQLADQTALMAAALAAADGETSLAVPADALVRAVIAWTQLFGMVSFELFGQFVNSFEPTDALFEYAIGEMAAFVLGIPAGNSGIAARSLHVR